A section of the Saccopteryx leptura isolate mSacLep1 chromosome 6, mSacLep1_pri_phased_curated, whole genome shotgun sequence genome encodes:
- the TMEM30B gene encoding cell cycle control protein 50B → MTWSATARGAQQPDNTAFTQQRLPAWQPLLSASITLPLFFCAGLAFIGLGLGLYYSSHGIKELKHDYTGNPGSGNCSRCGVADQDRAPPPTCSCAWNFSLPELFQGPVYLYYELTNFYQNNRRYGVSRDDAQLSGLPSALRHPANECAPYQRSAAGLPIAPCGAIANSLFNDSFSLWHQRRPGGPYVEVPLDRTGIAWWTDYHVKFHNPPLVNGSLALAFLGTARPPNWHRPVYELSTDPNNTGFINQDFVVWMRTAALPTFRKLYARIRQGNYSAGLPRGAYYVNITYNYPVRAFGGRKLIILSSISWMGGKNPFLGIAYLVVGSLCILMGFVMLVVYIRYQDQNDEDEDRE, encoded by the coding sequence ATGACCTGGAGCGCCACGGCCCGGGGCGCCCAGCAGCCCGACAACACCGCGTTCACGCAGCAGCGCCTCCCGGCCTGGCAGCCGCTGCTGTCGGCCAGCATCACGCTGCCGCTCTTCTTCTGCGCGGGCCTGGCCTTCATCGGCCTGGGCCTCGGCCTCTACTACTCCTCCCACGGCATCAAGGAGCTGAAGCACGACTACACGGGCAACCCCGGCTCCGGCAACTGCTCGCGCTGCGGCGTGGCCGACCAGGACCGCGCGCCGCCGCCCACCTGCTCGTGCGCCTGGAACTTCTCCCTGCCCGAGCTCTTCCAAGGCCCGGTGTACCTCTACTACGAGCTCACCAACTTCTACCAGAACAACCGGCGCTACGGCGTGTCCCGCGACGACGCGCAGCTGAGCGGGCTGCCGAGCGCGCTGCGCCACCCGGCCAACGAGTGCGCCCCCTACCAGCGCAGCGCGGCCGGCCTGCCCATCGCGCCCTGCGGGGCCATCGCCAACAGCCTCTTCAACGACTCCTTCTCGCTGTGGCACCAGCGCCGGCCCGGCGGGCCCTACGTCGAGGTGCCGCTCGACCGCACGGGCATCGCCTGGTGGACCGACTACCACGTCAAGTTCCACAACCCGCCGCTGGTGAACGGCAGCCTGGCGCTGGCCTTCCTGGGCACCGCGCGCCCGCCCAACTGGCACCGGCCAGTCTACGAGCTCAGCACCGACCCCAACAACACGGGCTTCATCAACCAGGACTTCGTGGTGTGGATGCGCACGGCGGCGCTGCCCACCTTCCGCAAGCTGTACGCGCGCATCCGCCAGGGCAACTACTCGGCCGGGCTGCCGCGCGGCGCCTACTACGTCAACATCACCTACAACTACCCGGTGCGCGCCTTCGGCGGCCGCAAGCTCATCATCTTAAGCAGCATCTCGTGGATGGGCGGCAAGAACCCCTTTCTGGGCATCGCCTACCTGGTCGTAGGCTCCCTCTGCATCCTTATGGGCTTTGTCATGCTGGTCGTCTACATTCGCTACCAAGACCAGAACGACGAGGATGAGGACCGGGAGTGA